The Mytilus galloprovincialis chromosome 4, xbMytGall1.hap1.1, whole genome shotgun sequence genome contains a region encoding:
- the LOC143073736 gene encoding A disintegrin and metalloproteinase with thrombospondin motifs 7-like, giving the protein MRLSSTCSRLCGYGIQTRQVWCKNETSCDIKDEEDCDILTKPTAIKSCIIEKCRDWKTSPWNQCSSTCGYAVQKRTVTCPDKHQCDPDQRPTDLQNCKVPACLAWIQGQWSKCSQTCNGGQQIRLVECVNMTSQRIAVGCPEPLKPAESQDCNTDACPNQDRELKKHTCDSNVMSYKVCRALRRMGHCNKMFVKVKCCKTCEERKWRENRPKGDLER; this is encoded by the exons ATGcgactttcaagcacg TGTTCTCGTCTTTGTGGATATGGAATACAAACACGCCAGGTGTGGTGTAAGAATGAGACGTCATgtgatataaaagatgaagaagattgtgacattttgaccaAACCAACGGCCATCAAATCTTGTATCATAGAGAAATGTAGAGATTGGAAAACTTCACCATGGAATCAG TGCTCTTCTACTTGTGGCTATGCTGTACAGAAGAGAACTGTAACCTGTCCAGATAAACATCAGTGTGATCCGGATCAAAGACCAACAGACCTACAAAACTGTAAAGTGCCAGCATGCCTTGCATGGATCCAAGGCCAGTGGAGCAAg tgttCACAAACATGTAATGGTGGTCAGCAGATACGGTTGGTTGAATGTGTGAATATGACATCACAAAGAATTGCTGTTGGTTGTCCAGAACCTCTAAAACCAGCAGAATCTCAAGACTGTAATACAGATGCCTGTCCTAATCAAGATAGAG AGCTAAAGAAACACACTTGTGACAGTAATGTAATGAGTTATAAAGTATGTCGTGCTTTGCGGCGTATGGGACATTGTAACAAAATGTTCGTCAAGGTCAAATGTTGCAAAACCTGTGAAGAAAGAAAATGGAGAGAAAATCGTCCAAAAGGTGACCTAGAGAGATGA